Proteins encoded together in one Pseudomonas sp. Seg1 window:
- a CDS encoding monovalent cation/H+ antiporter subunit A translates to MSLIVLLLLPFIGSCLAAVLPHNARNTESLLAGLVALIGTVQVALLYPQIAHGGVIREEFMWLPSLGLNFVLRMDGFAWLFSMLVLGIGTLVSLYARYYMSPDDPVPRFFAFFLAFMGAMLGLVISGNLIQIVFFWELTSLFSFLLIGYWHHRADARRGAYMALMVTGAGGLCLLAGVMILGHVVGSYDLDKVLAAGDQIRAHALYPILLPLILIGALSKSAQFPFHFWLPHAMAAPTPVSAYLHSATMVKAGVFLLARLWPSLSGSEEWFYIVSGAGACTLLLGAYCAMFQNDLKGLLAYSTISHLGLITLLLGLNSPLAAVAAVFHILNHATFKASLFMAAGIIDHESGTRDIRKLSGLIKLIPFTATLAMVASASMAGVPLLNGFLSKEMFFAETVFINATAWVEAALPIVATIAGTFSVAYSLRFTVDVFFGPPATDLPHTPHEPPRWMRAPVELLVFTCLLVGIFPAQIVGPLLAAAALPVVGGPLPEYSLAIWHGLNAPMIMSLIAMSGGIVLYLLLRNQFRQGRFKYPPLVGRFNGKRLFERSLVEMMRMARRVERRLGTRRLQMQLFLMVLAAVLAGLIPMLHSSLSWGDRPKIPGSIVFVTLWLLAIACALGAAWQAKYHRLAALTMVSVCGLMTCVTFVWFSAPDLALTQLAVEVVTTVLILLGLRWLPRRIEEVSPLPSSLRKARIRRLRDLLLSIAVGGGMALLSYAMLTRQTPNDISSFYLSRAMPEGGGSNVVNVMLVDFRGFDTLGEITVLVAVALTVFALLRRFRPPKESLQLPAQQRLLAPDVVTDLVNPRSASDTALGFMMVPAVLVRLLLPIALVVSFYLFMRGHNQPGGGFVAGLVMSVAFILQYMVAGTQWVEAQMSLRPLRWMGTGLLFATATGLGAMVVGYPFLTTHTWHFSLPLLGDIHIASALFFDIGVYGVVVGSTLLILTALAHQSVRGHKTASLPKSVASKGAV, encoded by the coding sequence ATGTCCCTGATAGTTCTACTGCTTCTGCCATTCATTGGCAGCTGTCTGGCAGCGGTGCTGCCACACAACGCGCGTAATACCGAATCCCTGTTGGCAGGTCTGGTCGCCTTGATCGGCACCGTCCAGGTCGCGCTGTTGTACCCGCAAATCGCCCACGGCGGCGTCATCCGCGAAGAGTTCATGTGGCTGCCCAGCCTCGGCCTGAACTTCGTTCTGCGCATGGACGGCTTTGCCTGGCTGTTCTCGATGCTGGTGCTCGGCATCGGCACCCTCGTCTCTTTATATGCCCGCTATTACATGTCGCCGGACGACCCGGTGCCGCGTTTCTTCGCGTTTTTCCTGGCATTCATGGGTGCCATGCTCGGGTTGGTGATTTCCGGCAACCTGATCCAGATCGTATTTTTCTGGGAGTTGACCAGCCTCTTCTCGTTCCTGCTGATCGGCTACTGGCATCACCGCGCCGACGCCCGTCGTGGCGCCTACATGGCGCTGATGGTCACGGGGGCCGGCGGTTTATGCCTGCTGGCGGGGGTCATGATCCTCGGCCATGTCGTCGGCAGCTATGACCTGGACAAGGTCCTGGCCGCCGGCGATCAGATTCGCGCACATGCCCTCTACCCTATTCTGCTACCTCTCATTCTTATCGGCGCACTCAGCAAAAGCGCCCAGTTTCCCTTCCATTTCTGGTTGCCGCACGCAATGGCGGCGCCCACCCCGGTTTCGGCTTATCTGCACTCGGCAACCATGGTCAAGGCCGGGGTGTTCCTGCTCGCACGCCTGTGGCCGTCGCTGTCCGGCAGTGAAGAATGGTTCTATATCGTCAGCGGCGCCGGCGCCTGTACGCTGCTGCTCGGCGCGTATTGCGCGATGTTCCAGAACGACCTCAAGGGTCTGCTGGCCTATTCGACCATCAGCCACCTTGGCCTGATCACCTTGCTGCTGGGTCTGAACAGTCCGTTGGCAGCGGTCGCGGCGGTGTTCCACATCCTCAACCACGCGACATTCAAGGCCTCGCTGTTCATGGCCGCCGGTATCATCGACCACGAGAGCGGCACGCGGGATATCCGCAAGCTCAGCGGTCTGATCAAGCTGATTCCGTTCACCGCGACGCTGGCCATGGTCGCCAGCGCCTCGATGGCAGGCGTGCCGCTGCTCAACGGTTTCCTGTCGAAAGAAATGTTCTTCGCCGAGACCGTGTTCATCAACGCCACCGCGTGGGTCGAAGCCGCGCTGCCGATTGTCGCGACCATCGCCGGTACCTTCAGCGTCGCCTATTCGCTGCGTTTCACGGTCGATGTGTTCTTCGGTCCACCGGCCACCGACCTGCCGCACACCCCGCACGAACCACCGCGCTGGATGCGCGCCCCCGTCGAATTGCTGGTGTTCACCTGCCTGTTGGTGGGCATTTTCCCGGCACAGATCGTCGGTCCATTACTGGCCGCCGCAGCATTGCCGGTTGTCGGCGGTCCCCTGCCGGAATACAGCCTGGCGATCTGGCACGGTTTGAACGCACCGATGATCATGAGCCTGATCGCCATGTCCGGCGGCATCGTGCTCTACCTCTTGCTACGCAATCAGTTCAGACAGGGCCGCTTCAAATATCCGCCACTGGTAGGCCGCTTCAACGGCAAGCGCCTGTTCGAGCGCAGTCTGGTGGAGATGATGCGCATGGCCCGTCGTGTAGAACGTCGACTCGGCACCCGGCGCCTGCAAATGCAACTGTTCCTGATGGTGTTGGCGGCCGTCCTCGCCGGCCTGATCCCGATGCTGCACAGCAGCCTGAGTTGGGGCGACCGGCCGAAGATTCCGGGCTCCATCGTCTTCGTAACCCTGTGGCTGCTGGCGATTGCCTGTGCCCTCGGCGCCGCATGGCAGGCCAAGTATCACCGTCTCGCCGCCCTGACCATGGTCAGTGTCTGTGGCCTGATGACCTGCGTGACGTTCGTCTGGTTCTCCGCACCGGATCTGGCACTGACGCAACTGGCGGTCGAAGTGGTGACCACCGTGCTGATCCTGCTGGGCCTGCGCTGGCTGCCACGACGCATCGAAGAAGTCTCGCCACTGCCAAGCAGCCTGCGCAAGGCGCGTATTCGCCGTTTGCGCGACTTGCTGCTGTCGATTGCCGTGGGCGGCGGCATGGCGCTGCTGTCCTACGCCATGCTCACCCGGCAGACGCCAAACGACATCTCCTCGTTCTACCTCAGCCGGGCCATGCCTGAGGGCGGTGGCAGCAACGTGGTCAACGTGATGCTGGTGGATTTCCGCGGCTTCGATACCCTCGGCGAAATCACCGTACTCGTTGCCGTAGCGCTGACTGTGTTCGCTCTGCTGCGCCGCTTCCGCCCACCGAAAGAAAGCCTGCAACTGCCAGCCCAGCAACGCCTGCTGGCACCGGACGTGGTCACCGATCTGGTCAACCCGCGTTCGGCCAGCGACACCGCGCTCGGCTTCATGATGGTGCCGGCGGTGCTGGTGCGCCTGCTGCTGCCGATTGCGCTGGTGGTGTCGTTCTACCTGTTCATGCGTGGACACAATCAACCGGGCGGCGGTTTCGTCGCCGGACTGGTGATGTCGGTGGCGTTCATCCTGCAATACATGGTTGCCGGCACACAGTGGGTCGAGGCGCAAATGAGCCTGCGGCCGCTGCGCTGGATGGGCACCGGGTTGCTGTTCGCCACTGCTACCGGGCTCGGCGCGATGGTGGTCGGGTATCCGTTCCTCACCACGCATACCTGGCATTTCTCCCTGCCGCTGCTGGGTGACATCCATATCGCCAGTGCGCTGTTCTTTGATATTGGCGTGTACGGCGTAGTGGTCGGTTCGACGCTGCTGATCCTCACCGCCCTTGCCCACCAATCGGTGCGGGGTCACAAGACCGCATCGCTGCCCAAGTCCGTCGCCAGCAAAGGAGCCGTCTGA
- a CDS encoding DMT family transporter, whose protein sequence is MTSVNRPDTPLRFSRFSKAECVLVLITMVWGGTFLLVQHAMTVSGPMFFVGLRFAAAACIVALFSWRHLRELTVFELKAGAFIGVAIMLGYGLQTVGLQTIPSSQSAFITALYVPFVPLLQWLVLGRRPGLMPSIGIMLAFTGLMLLSGPSGASLNFSPGEIATLISAIAIAAEIILISNYAGQVDVRRVTVVQLATTSVLSFLLVVPTGEVIADFSWTLLVTALGLGAASAAIQVAMNWAQKSVSPTRATLIYAGEPVWAGIVGRIAGERLPAIALVGAGLIVAAVIVSELKTKGKVAEAEAELERETQR, encoded by the coding sequence ATGACGTCAGTGAATCGCCCCGACACTCCCCTCCGTTTCTCCCGTTTCAGCAAAGCCGAGTGCGTGCTGGTGCTGATCACCATGGTCTGGGGCGGCACGTTTTTGCTGGTTCAACACGCGATGACCGTCAGTGGCCCGATGTTCTTCGTCGGCCTGCGCTTTGCCGCTGCAGCGTGCATCGTTGCGCTGTTCTCCTGGCGCCATCTGCGTGAACTGACCGTGTTCGAACTCAAGGCTGGCGCCTTCATCGGCGTGGCGATCATGCTCGGTTACGGCTTGCAGACGGTCGGATTGCAAACCATTCCGAGCAGTCAGTCGGCATTCATTACCGCGTTGTATGTGCCGTTTGTGCCCTTGCTGCAGTGGCTGGTGCTCGGGCGGCGTCCGGGATTGATGCCGAGCATCGGCATCATGCTGGCGTTTACCGGGCTGATGCTGCTGTCCGGGCCGTCCGGGGCTTCGCTGAACTTCAGTCCCGGCGAAATTGCGACGTTGATCAGCGCCATTGCGATTGCTGCCGAAATCATTCTGATCAGTAACTATGCCGGCCAGGTCGATGTGCGCCGGGTGACCGTGGTGCAGTTGGCAACGACGTCGGTGTTGTCATTTCTGCTGGTGGTGCCAACGGGTGAGGTGATTGCGGACTTCTCCTGGACCCTGCTGGTGACAGCTTTGGGCCTGGGCGCGGCGAGTGCAGCGATTCAGGTGGCGATGAACTGGGCGCAGAAGAGCGTTTCGCCGACCCGGGCCACGTTGATCTATGCCGGTGAGCCGGTGTGGGCCGGGATTGTCGGGCGGATCGCCGGAGAGCGACTGCCGGCAATTGCTTTGGTGGGGGCCGGGTTGATTGTGGCGGCGGTGATTGTCAGTGAGTTGAAGACCAAGGGTAAGGTTGCTGAAGCAGAGGCTGAACTGGAGCGGGAAACCCAGCGCTGA
- a CDS encoding XRE family transcriptional regulator: MHKDSSQRASVLQHVSQNVRRLRHAADMSQTALAEKSGVSRRMLVAIEAGEKNVSLTTLDRVAEALDVAFSDLIQAPDARDPSRINEVAWAGKIPGSKAVLLSKATATREVEQWEWCLQPGEVYPSQPDADGWSEQIYVFEGCLTLMLGDQPQRINAGEFFMFASNQPHAYRNDGDVAARFVRNVVI, from the coding sequence GTGCACAAAGATTCCAGCCAACGAGCCTCCGTTCTGCAACACGTCAGCCAGAATGTGCGGCGCTTGCGGCATGCTGCCGACATGAGCCAGACCGCGCTGGCGGAAAAGTCCGGGGTGAGCCGGCGCATGCTGGTGGCGATCGAAGCCGGCGAAAAGAATGTCAGCCTGACCACTCTCGACCGCGTTGCCGAAGCGCTCGACGTTGCTTTCAGTGATCTGATCCAGGCGCCCGATGCCCGTGATCCGAGCCGCATCAATGAAGTGGCCTGGGCCGGGAAGATTCCCGGCAGCAAAGCGGTGCTGCTGTCCAAGGCCACTGCCACTCGCGAGGTCGAGCAATGGGAGTGGTGCCTGCAACCGGGCGAGGTCTACCCCTCACAACCGGATGCCGACGGCTGGAGCGAGCAGATCTATGTGTTCGAAGGTTGCTTGACGCTGATGCTCGGCGACCAGCCGCAGCGCATCAACGCGGGCGAGTTTTTCATGTTTGCCAGCAATCAGCCGCATGCCTATCGCAATGATGGCGACGTGGCGGCGCGGTTCGTACGAAATGTGGTGATTTGA
- a CDS encoding FAD/NAD(P)-binding protein yields the protein MCQCADILIIGGGLGGLSGTMLAVQLLRLPGQRKILIIEPRAELGRGEAYSAVELGHTLNGNAARMSVDPDNPDDLTQWLTEHIAAGGWPQSSEQQVPICELFPPRGLFGVYVQQRLAEARKVGEQYGSTVEHICAEVIDLQTEAESVQVTLNDGQHIRGAYAVLATGMFPAARTPQKESSGLNAAALDPWDVAAMRQLDPLSTVLIIGSGLTMVDAVVSLEQAGHRGPIEVFSRHGLLPHVRRQPPAWVDFLSEDLNIRSPRQLLRELRRHCRDAIAQGIDWQAPLDTVRVHIARLWSQATDVQRRQLVRHVRPWWESHHHRSPPLSAQLVERLLGEGRLRIHAASFKGLEPYGEGGVRIRIRRRGETETCVLEGAALINSSGIEYDWRRVARPLPQQLLARGLVRPGPLALGIAAAIDGAVLSENGQVANRLFAMGPPLRGMWWESTAVTDVALQAKALAARLGSEQG from the coding sequence ATGTGTCAGTGCGCAGACATCCTGATCATCGGCGGTGGCCTCGGTGGCCTCAGTGGCACGATGCTGGCGGTGCAACTGCTGCGTCTGCCCGGTCAGCGCAAGATTCTGATTATTGAGCCGCGTGCCGAACTGGGTCGCGGCGAAGCCTACAGCGCGGTCGAATTGGGCCACACGCTCAACGGCAATGCTGCGCGTATGAGCGTTGATCCGGACAACCCGGATGATCTGACGCAATGGCTGACCGAACATATTGCTGCTGGAGGCTGGCCGCAGTCTTCCGAGCAGCAAGTGCCGATCTGTGAACTGTTCCCGCCTCGGGGATTGTTCGGTGTCTACGTGCAGCAGCGCCTCGCTGAAGCGCGAAAGGTCGGCGAGCAATACGGTTCGACCGTCGAGCATATCTGTGCAGAAGTCATCGACCTGCAAACCGAAGCCGAATCGGTGCAAGTCACGTTGAATGATGGCCAGCACATTCGGGGTGCTTATGCGGTTCTTGCCACGGGCATGTTCCCCGCTGCACGTACACCACAGAAAGAGTCCAGCGGCCTGAATGCCGCCGCACTCGATCCATGGGACGTCGCGGCCATGCGCCAGCTCGATCCGCTATCGACCGTGCTGATCATCGGTTCCGGCCTGACCATGGTCGACGCCGTGGTCTCCCTGGAACAGGCCGGGCATCGCGGGCCTATCGAAGTGTTTTCCCGTCATGGTTTGCTGCCCCATGTGCGCCGGCAACCGCCAGCCTGGGTGGATTTCCTCTCTGAAGACCTCAACATTCGTTCGCCGCGCCAGTTGTTACGCGAACTGCGCCGGCATTGCCGTGATGCTATCGCCCAAGGCATCGATTGGCAGGCGCCGCTGGACACGGTACGGGTGCACATCGCTCGATTGTGGAGTCAGGCAACTGACGTGCAGCGTCGACAATTAGTACGGCATGTGCGGCCGTGGTGGGAAAGCCATCATCATCGTTCGCCGCCGCTGAGTGCGCAGTTGGTTGAGCGTTTGCTGGGAGAGGGGCGGCTGCGGATTCATGCGGCTTCTTTCAAAGGGCTCGAGCCGTACGGGGAAGGTGGTGTGCGTATTCGCATTCGGCGCCGGGGTGAGACCGAAACTTGCGTGTTGGAGGGGGCGGCATTGATCAACTCCAGCGGGATCGAATACGACTGGCGGCGTGTTGCCAGGCCGTTACCTCAACAGTTGCTGGCCCGTGGACTGGTGCGACCGGGGCCGTTGGCATTGGGGATTGCGGCTGCGATTGACGGTGCGGTGTTGAGCGAAAACGGGCAGGTCGCGAATCGGTTGTTCGCCATGGGGCCGCCGTTGCGCGGGATGTGGTGGGAGAGTACGGCAGTGACGGATGTGGCGTTGCAGGCCAAGGCACTGGCGGCGCGGTTGGGCTCTGAGCAAGGTTGA
- the ppnN gene encoding nucleotide 5'-monophosphate nucleosidase PpnN, translating to MTQRHVINASVSPKGSLETLSQREVQQLSEAGSGSTYTLFRQCALAILNTGAHVDNAKTILEAYKDFEIRIHQQDRGVRLELLNAPADAFVDGEMIASTREMLFSALRDIVYTENELDSQRIDLSTSQGISDYVFHLLRNARTLRPGVEPKIVVCWGGHSINTEEYKYTKKVGHELGLRSLDICTGCGPGVMKGPMKGATIAHAKQRIHGGRYLGLTEPGIIAAEAPNPIVNELVILPDIEKRLEAFVRVGHGIIIFPGGAGTAEEFLYLLGILMHPDNEGLPFPVILTGPKHAAPYLEQLDAFVIATLGEAAKQHYEIIIDDPAEVARQMTQGLKAVKQFRRERNDAFHFNWLLKIDEGFQRPFDPTHENMANLKLHRDQPPHELAANLRRAFSGIVAGNVKDKGIRLIEEHGPYQIRGDAAIMQPLDALLKAFVAQHRMKLPGGAAYVPCYRVVA from the coding sequence ATGACCCAACGACACGTAATCAATGCCTCGGTCAGCCCGAAAGGCAGCCTGGAAACCCTTTCTCAACGTGAAGTCCAGCAACTGAGCGAAGCCGGATCCGGCAGTACCTACACCCTCTTCCGCCAGTGCGCCCTGGCCATCCTCAACACCGGCGCTCATGTCGATAACGCCAAGACCATCCTTGAAGCCTACAAAGATTTCGAAATCCGCATTCACCAACAGGATCGCGGTGTGCGCCTGGAGCTGCTGAACGCTCCGGCCGACGCTTTCGTCGATGGCGAAATGATCGCCAGCACCCGGGAAATGCTCTTCAGCGCCCTGCGCGACATCGTCTACACCGAAAACGAACTCGACAGCCAACGCATCGACCTGAGCACCTCGCAAGGCATCAGTGACTACGTCTTTCACCTGCTGCGCAACGCGCGCACCCTGCGCCCGGGCGTCGAGCCGAAAATCGTCGTGTGCTGGGGCGGTCACTCGATCAACACCGAAGAATACAAATACACCAAGAAAGTCGGCCACGAACTGGGCCTGCGCAGCCTCGACATCTGCACCGGTTGCGGTCCCGGCGTGATGAAGGGCCCGATGAAGGGCGCGACCATCGCTCACGCCAAACAACGCATTCACGGCGGCCGCTACCTCGGTCTGACCGAGCCGGGCATCATCGCCGCCGAAGCGCCAAACCCGATCGTCAACGAACTGGTGATCCTGCCGGACATCGAAAAGCGTCTGGAAGCGTTCGTGCGAGTGGGCCATGGCATCATCATCTTCCCGGGCGGCGCCGGTACCGCTGAAGAGTTCCTCTACTTGCTGGGTATCCTGATGCATCCGGACAACGAGGGCTTGCCGTTCCCGGTGATCCTGACCGGGCCGAAACATGCCGCGCCGTATCTGGAGCAACTCGACGCCTTCGTCATCGCCACGCTTGGCGAAGCCGCCAAACAGCACTACGAAATCATCATCGACGACCCGGCTGAAGTGGCGCGCCAGATGACTCAGGGCCTGAAAGCGGTGAAGCAGTTCCGCCGCGAACGCAACGACGCGTTCCACTTCAACTGGCTGCTGAAGATCGACGAAGGCTTCCAGCGTCCGTTCGATCCGACCCACGAAAACATGGCCAATCTCAAACTGCACCGCGACCAGCCACCCCACGAACTGGCGGCCAACCTGCGCCGGGCGTTCTCGGGGATCGTTGCCGGTAACGTCAAGGACAAGGGCATTCGCCTGATCGAAGAGCACGGGCCTTATCAGATCCGTGGTGACGCGGCGATCATGCAACCGCTCGATGCGCTGCTCAAAGCCTTCGTCGCCCAGCACCGGATGAAACTGCCGGGCGGCGCGGCATATGTGCCGTGCTATCGAGTCGTGGCGTAA
- a CDS encoding DUF3087 domain-containing protein has product MFEIQPMDAVTFRQQTRRSTLIIAVLFLVLAMLFSTTAVALFGEPGGDNLRFNVGGVFVAFLLTAALLRGRFWTQTWMAPAVYSWRLKRSLMSVTNVMHQVTAAVEKNDPTAMKVLRFYHLGLTQMHELDGNSSDHAQLHREVETHKERMQALGLDIDQPRLDPAWLEALKPASR; this is encoded by the coding sequence ATGTTCGAGATTCAGCCGATGGACGCGGTCACCTTTCGCCAGCAGACCCGGCGCAGCACACTGATCATCGCGGTGCTGTTTTTGGTGCTGGCGATGTTGTTTTCGACGACGGCAGTGGCGCTGTTCGGCGAGCCCGGTGGCGATAACCTGCGCTTCAATGTCGGCGGGGTGTTTGTCGCGTTTCTGTTGACGGCGGCGCTGTTGCGCGGGCGGTTCTGGACCCAGACGTGGATGGCCCCGGCGGTCTATAGCTGGCGGCTCAAGCGCAGCCTGATGAGCGTCACCAATGTGATGCACCAGGTGACGGCAGCGGTTGAGAAGAATGATCCGACGGCCATGAAAGTGTTGCGTTTCTATCACTTGGGGCTGACGCAAATGCATGAACTGGACGGCAACTCCAGCGATCATGCGCAATTGCACCGGGAAGTCGAAACACACAAAGAGCGGATGCAGGCGCTGGGGCTCGATATCGACCAGCCACGCCTTGATCCGGCATGGCTGGAAGCCTTGAAACCGGCGTCGCGTTAA
- a CDS encoding DUF2784 domain-containing protein, which yields MLYRIAADGLVLFHLLFILFVLFGGLLVLKWPRLMWLHLPAAAWGFAVEVLHLTCPLTYWENLMRHAAGQTEYAGGFIEHYIWPIIYPAGLTPGIQLVLGSVVLAVNLLVYGRLIRSWKQRRARRIAL from the coding sequence ATGCTGTACCGAATCGCAGCCGACGGGCTGGTGCTGTTTCATTTGCTGTTTATTCTGTTCGTGCTGTTCGGCGGGCTGCTGGTCCTCAAGTGGCCACGACTGATGTGGCTGCACCTGCCGGCCGCCGCATGGGGCTTTGCGGTCGAGGTGTTGCACCTGACCTGTCCGCTGACCTACTGGGAAAACCTGATGCGTCACGCTGCTGGGCAAACCGAATACGCCGGCGGATTCATCGAGCACTACATCTGGCCGATCATCTACCCGGCCGGGCTGACCCCGGGGATTCAACTGGTGCTGGGTAGCGTGGTCCTGGCGGTCAACCTGCTGGTGTATGGGCGCCTGATTCGCTCGTGGAAACAGCGCCGCGCCCGGCGTATTGCGCTTTAA
- a CDS encoding AzlC family ABC transporter permease — translation MSDSLMPRSAFLRGAAAIMPLSLATAPWGLLAGSMAIEANLTPLQGQGLSSIVFAGAAQLVAIGMLKGGAGIFSILLTTLLLTSQHLLYGMSMRSVISPLPGRWRIGLGFLLTDELFALTSQHDRQQFNRWYALGVGLTFYIAWNLFTLAGIVLGSSIPGLEHLGLDFSIAATFIALITPVVRNVPTVVCVAVSLFCSVLFSHWQWGSALVLSGLAGMTAGFICNKLYRGRT, via the coding sequence ATGTCTGACTCACTTATGCCGCGCAGTGCGTTTCTTCGCGGCGCTGCGGCGATCATGCCGCTGTCTCTGGCGACTGCGCCGTGGGGGCTGCTCGCCGGTTCCATGGCGATTGAAGCCAACCTCACACCACTGCAAGGGCAGGGCTTGTCGAGCATCGTGTTTGCCGGCGCTGCGCAGTTGGTGGCAATCGGTATGCTCAAGGGCGGTGCCGGGATCTTCTCGATTCTGCTGACCACGCTGCTGCTGACTTCGCAACATCTGTTGTATGGCATGAGCATGCGCTCGGTGATTTCGCCGCTGCCGGGACGTTGGCGGATCGGGCTGGGTTTTTTGCTCACCGACGAGTTGTTCGCCCTGACCAGCCAGCATGATCGTCAGCAGTTCAATCGCTGGTATGCCTTGGGGGTTGGCCTGACGTTCTACATCGCGTGGAACCTGTTTACCCTCGCCGGGATTGTCCTGGGCAGCAGCATTCCGGGCCTTGAGCATCTGGGCCTGGATTTTTCGATTGCCGCGACCTTCATTGCCCTGATCACGCCGGTGGTGCGCAACGTGCCGACCGTGGTCTGCGTGGCGGTGTCGTTGTTCTGCTCGGTGTTGTTCAGTCATTGGCAATGGGGCTCGGCGCTTGTCCTGTCGGGATTGGCCGGGATGACCGCAGGGTTTATCTGCAACAAGCTTTATAGGGGGCGCACATGA
- a CDS encoding AzlD domain-containing protein, whose protein sequence is MVWAVIVGMGLLVFLNRYVFLEPRLPVRLSSNARQFLGFAVPGMLTAICGPIVFMPEKQLNLQWDNPYLLSSLVAIGLVIYTRSTLLSMLLSMAFFFLLRWWL, encoded by the coding sequence ATGGTTTGGGCGGTCATTGTCGGGATGGGATTGCTGGTGTTCCTCAACCGCTATGTGTTTCTTGAACCGCGGTTGCCGGTGCGTCTGAGCAGTAACGCGCGGCAGTTTCTCGGTTTTGCGGTGCCGGGCATGTTGACGGCAATCTGTGGGCCGATTGTCTTCATGCCGGAAAAACAGCTGAATTTGCAGTGGGATAACCCGTATTTGCTTAGTTCGCTGGTGGCGATCGGACTGGTGATCTACACACGCAGTACGCTACTGAGCATGTTATTGAGCATGGCGTTTTTCTTTTTGCTGCGTTGGTGGTTGTAA